A stretch of the Clarias gariepinus isolate MV-2021 ecotype Netherlands chromosome 26, CGAR_prim_01v2, whole genome shotgun sequence genome encodes the following:
- the LOC128514342 gene encoding NIPA-like protein 2 yields the protein MEIYILGILIAICGNLLISISLNVQKYTHIRQSQQGTKPYYTSRLWWCGILLMGLGELGNFAAYGFAPASLIAPLGSVSVVASAVISVVFLKEILRASDVLGGVLALTGTYLLVTFAPHSAPHVTANMVERCLISLQFLIYFFTEVVLFCILLFLYKCRNMKHIVIVMLLVALLASVTVITVKAVSGMITETIRGSHLQLTYPIFYIMFVIMVVSCVFQIKFLNEAMKMFDATEIVPINFVFFTASAVIAGILFYEEFYGLSLIYIIMFVLGCLLAFTGVFLIARTRPKIKMDSVLISMGKISGKSSAANTKPEKKDNKYGGLASKLVCNSGMQQADS from the exons ATGGAG atataTATCCTAGGGATTCTCATTGCAATATGTGGCAATCTTCTCATCAGTATTTCATTAAACGTCCAG AAGTACACTCACATACGTCAGTCCCAACAAGGCACCAAGCCATACTACACCAGTCGACTGTGGTGGTGTGGAATCCTACTGATGGGACTTGGTGAACTTGGTAACTTTGCTGCATATGGATTTGCACCAGCTTCCCTCATTGCTCCTCTTGGCAGTGTTTCTGTCGTTG cAAGTGCTGTAATCTCTGTTGTTTTCCTGAAAGAGATCTTACGAGCCTCTGATGTGCTGG GCGGTGTTCTCGCTCTAACTGGTACATACCTGCTGGTGACCTTTGCCCCACACTCTGCCCCCCATGTGACAGCCAACATGGTGGAGCGCTGCCTCATCAGCTTGCAGTTCCTCATCTACTTT TTTACTGAagtggttttgttttgtatCCTACTCTTCCTGTACAAATGCAGGAACATGAAGCACATTGTTATTGTGATGCTTCTGGTGGCTCTACTGG CCTCTGTTACTGTAATCACGGTCAAAGCTGTGTCTGGAATGATCACAGAGACAATTCGTGGGAGCCATTTACAGCTCACATATCCCATTTTCTACATCATGTTTGTCATCATGGTAGTCTCATGTGTGTTCCAGATTAA GTTTCTTAACGAAGCTATGAAGATGTTTGATGCAACAGAAATTGTTCCTATCaattttgttttcttcacagCCAGTGCTGTAATAGCAG ggattttattttatgaagagTTCTATGGTTTATCACTGATATACATCATTATGTTTGTGCTTGG GTGCTTGTTAGCATTTACTGGAGTGTTTCTGATTGCTAGGACACGACCTAAAATCAAAATGGACAGTGTCTTAATCTCTATGGGTAAAATCTCAG GTAAAAGCAGCGCTGCTAACACAAAGCcagaaaaaaaggacaataaATATGGAGGTCTGGCTTCCAAACTTGTGTGCAACAGTGGAATGCAGCAGGCTGACTCTTAG
- the LOC128514296 gene encoding potassium voltage-gated channel subfamily S member 2-like, protein MICEKDQDMFAHTLNDLNVFNTENSAIRINVGGFKRRLLSSILSRFPETRLARLLRCQSKESILELCDDYDDAEREFYFDRNPALFPYVLNFYNTGRLHVMEELCIFSFSQEIEYWGINDFFIDSCCSNTYHCRKMEPYQEDWEDKSDEGSTNSSFDEILLFYSDATKFDKQPLGRIRRKIWLILDNPGYSLCSRVISVFSILVVLGSIATMCMNSMSDFATLDSEGLLQEDPRFETVEHFGIGWFTFELVVRFVVAPDLLHFFEHPLNIIDLVSILPFYLTLMIDLVAERRPTLENLGRIAQVLRLMRIFRILKLARHSTGLRSLGATLKNSYREVGLLLLYLAVGVSFFSVMAYTVEKEENDGLTTIPACWWWATVSMTTVGYGDVVPGSIAGKLTASACILAGILVVVLPITLIFNKFSLFYKRQKQLEIAMRSCDFSGDIKEVPSVNLRNYYAHKVKSLMASLSNMSHSFPSDHSLTGSLQ, encoded by the coding sequence ATGATTTGCGAAAAGGATCAAGACATGTTTGCACACACGCTCAATGATCTAAACGTGTTTAATACCGAGAACAGCGCCATACGCATTAACGTAGGAGGCTTCAAGAGGAGACTGCTCTCTAGCATCCTGTCTCGCTTCCCTGAAACACGACTTGCTCGTTTGCTGCGATGCCAGTCAAAGGAATCCATCCTGGAGCTGTGCGATGACTACGATGACGCAGAAAGGGAGTTCTACTTTGACCGAAATCCTGCACTTTTCCCCTATGTTTTGAATTTCTATAACACAGGCCGCCTGCATGTTATGGAAGAACTCTGCATTTTCTCATTCAGCCAGGAAATCGAATACTGGGGGATCAATGACTTTTTCATCGACTCCTGTTGCAGCAACACCTACCACTGCAGAAAAATGGAGCCATACCAAGAGGATTGGGAGGATAAAAGTGACGAGGGCAGCACTAATTCTTCCTTTGATGAGATTTTATTATTCTATAGTGACGCGACCAAGTTTGACAAGCAACCGCTTGGGAGAATCAGAAGAAAGATTTGGCTGATACTGGACAATCCAGGTTACTCTCTGTGCAGCCGAGTCATTAGTGTTTTCTCTATTCTGGTGGTGCTTGGCTCCATAGCCACCATGTGCATGAACAGCATGAGTGATTTTGCTACACTGGATAGTGAAGGCCTTCTTCAGGAAGACCCCCGTTTTGAGACGGTGGAGCATTTCGGGATAGGCTGGTTCACATTCGAGCTGGTTGTCAGGTTTGTTGTTGCACCAgacctactccatttctttgaGCACCCATTAAATATAATCGACTTGGTATCTATTTTACCATTTTACCTTACACTGATGATTGATCTTGTGGCTGAGAGGCGTCCCACCTTGGAGAACCTGGGACGAATAGCACAGGTTCTGAGGCTGATGCGGATCTTTAGAATCCTTAAGCTCGCACGCCATTCCACTGGCCTGAGATCACTTGGAGCAACTCTGAAAAACAGCTACAGGGAAGTGGGTCTGCTACTGCTCTATTTAGCAGTGGGGGTGTCATTCTTCTCTGTTATGGCCTATACCGTTGAGAAGGAGGAAAATGATGGACTAACTACTATCCCAGCCTGCTGGTGGTGGGCAACAGTCAGCATGACTACAGTGGGCTATGGAGATGTGGTACCAGGGTCTATTGCAGGAAAACTCACTGCTTCAGCGTGCATCCTTGCCGGCATCTTGGTGGTGGTGCTGCCCATCACACTCATTTTCAACAAGTTCTCTTTGTTTTATAAGAGGCAGAAACAGTTGGAGATTGCCATGAGAAGCTGTGATTTCAGTGGAGACATTAAGGAGGTACCTTCAGTGAACTTGAGGAACTATTATGCGCATAAAGTGAAGTCTCTAATGGCCAGTCTGTCCAATATGAGCCACAGTTTTCCCAGTGACCACAGCTTGACTGGGTCACTGCAGTAG